The following are from one region of the Streptomyces tuirus genome:
- a CDS encoding AMIN-like domain-containing (lipo)protein has protein sequence MGRIRTACVTLALVGATVGVAAVPAGAQSTSRATACPTGWGSLAKTDAGATVAPLTNVRTGRHTCFDRMVVDVPGAGSGVGYRVQYVDRLHQDGSGRRIPVAGGAVIEVRVSAPAYDPETGAATYPGRVARPLPGVNLTGYRTFRDTRFAGSFEGDTQIGLGVRARLPFRVQQLDDRVIVDVAHSWTATG, from the coding sequence ATGGGACGAATCAGAACAGCATGCGTGACTCTCGCACTGGTGGGCGCCACGGTGGGCGTGGCGGCCGTCCCGGCCGGCGCGCAGTCCACCTCCCGCGCCACGGCGTGTCCGACCGGCTGGGGAAGCCTCGCCAAGACCGACGCCGGCGCCACGGTCGCACCGCTGACGAACGTCAGGACCGGCCGGCACACCTGCTTCGACCGGATGGTCGTCGACGTGCCCGGCGCGGGCAGCGGCGTCGGCTACCGGGTCCAGTACGTCGACCGGCTCCACCAGGACGGCTCGGGCCGCCGGATACCGGTGGCCGGCGGCGCCGTCATCGAGGTCCGGGTGTCCGCGCCCGCGTACGACCCCGAGACCGGCGCGGCCACGTACCCCGGCCGGGTGGCGCGCCCCCTGCCGGGCGTGAACCTCACGGGGTACCGCACCTTCCGGGACACCCGGTTCGCCGGCAGCTTCGAGGGCGACACCCAGATCGGGCTGGGCGTCCGGGCCCGCCTGCCCTTCCGGGTGCAGCAGCTCGACGACCGAGTCATCGTGGACGTCGCCCACAGCTGGACGGCCACGGGCTGA
- a CDS encoding GNAT family N-acetyltransferase: protein MTQEAELPGQRVLVLRPDELGPNEQKMWREIRTESGAPANPFLDPAFTVAVGRVRPGVRVAVLLDDGSPVGFFPYEVGVWGRGRAVGLGVSDSQGAVLRPGIRLDARRLLRVCGLSAWEFDNLEAGQEVFVPHAVEELASPVVDIGEGFEAYTRRLRARSPGFLRQTLAKERKLVRQVGPVRFVYDARDPAALRALMEWKSAQYRRTGRRDRFAQEWITRLVGLLGESEEPECRGVLSVLYAADRPVAAHFGLRSRTVLSWWFPAYDRAFAKYSPGLVLQLRMLEAAAADGVETVDLGSGPARYKESLKTRDLRVYEGAVVRPVPGGAAHWLGREPARAARRFVRNRPRLAGAAARTLEELGRFRGG from the coding sequence ATGACACAGGAGGCAGAGTTGCCTGGACAGCGCGTTCTCGTTCTGAGGCCGGACGAACTCGGTCCGAACGAGCAGAAGATGTGGCGGGAGATCCGTACGGAGTCCGGCGCCCCGGCGAATCCCTTTCTCGATCCGGCGTTCACCGTGGCGGTGGGACGGGTCAGGCCGGGAGTCAGGGTGGCGGTGCTGCTGGACGACGGTTCCCCCGTGGGGTTCTTCCCGTACGAGGTGGGGGTGTGGGGCCGGGGCCGGGCTGTCGGCCTGGGGGTGTCCGACAGTCAGGGGGCGGTGCTGCGTCCGGGGATCCGGCTGGACGCGCGCCGGCTGTTACGGGTCTGCGGGCTGTCGGCTTGGGAGTTCGACAATCTGGAAGCCGGTCAGGAGGTGTTCGTGCCGCACGCGGTCGAAGAGCTCGCCTCTCCGGTCGTCGACATCGGCGAGGGCTTCGAGGCGTACACGCGACGGCTGCGGGCGCGGTCACCGGGCTTCCTCAGACAGACTCTGGCCAAGGAGCGCAAGCTGGTCCGGCAGGTCGGCCCGGTGCGGTTCGTGTACGACGCCCGGGACCCCGCCGCGCTGCGGGCGCTGATGGAGTGGAAATCGGCGCAGTACCGGCGCACCGGCCGGCGGGACCGGTTCGCGCAGGAGTGGATCACCCGGCTGGTGGGGCTGCTCGGGGAGAGCGAGGAGCCGGAGTGCCGCGGGGTGCTGTCCGTGCTGTACGCCGCGGACCGGCCTGTCGCCGCGCACTTCGGGCTGCGCTCGCGCACCGTGCTGTCCTGGTGGTTCCCGGCGTACGACCGCGCGTTCGCCAAGTACTCCCCCGGTCTCGTGCTGCAGTTGAGGATGCTGGAGGCCGCGGCGGCCGACGGCGTCGAGACCGTCGACCTGGGGAGCGGTCCAGCCCGCTACAAGGAGTCGCTCAAGACCCGCGACCTGCGGGTGTACGAGGGAGCGGTGGTGCGGCCGGTACCGGGCGGGGCAGCCCACTGGCTGGGCCGGGAGCCCGCCCGGGCCGCCCGCCGCTTCGTACGCAACCGGCCTCGGCTGGCCGGTGCGGCGGCACGGACGCTGGAGGAACTGGGCCGGTTCCGCGGCGGCTGA